The window ATTTGTTGGAAGGGATGAATATCAAATGCTATCAAAATTTATCTTTAATCTGTTAATTTTGTTAATTTATTTTTCTTCAATTACCGCGCAGGAAAAATTAGACTACGTTAAAAAAGGGAATGAATTCTTCGATAAAAAAGATTTTGGAAAGGCAATTAAGTACTATTCCAAAGCAATCCAGTTGAATTCCAAAAATGATGATGCATTTTATTATCGTGCTTCTGCAAAATTTAATATTGGAGATTTAAAAGGTGCGATTGATGATTATTCCAATGTGTTGGAAATAAAACCTAAAAATTTTATTGCTTACGATGGAAGAGGAATTACAAAATTCAATTTGGGATTGTATAAACAAGCTCTTATCGATTTTACAAAAGCTCTTTCTATTGTGCCGGATTATGCTGATGGTTATAACAACCGGGCTTTTACAAAAGCAAAACTGAATGATTATTATGGCGCAATTAAAGATTATGATAAAGCAATTTCCCTTGATTCTACAAACTTGAACGCAAAGTACAATAGAGGGGTTGCAAAGGATAGTCTTGGAGATTATGATGGGGCAATAACAGATTTTTCACTGCTTATTAAAATATTTCCAAAGGTTCCGGAAAATTTTCTTGCGCGGGGAAACGTGCTCATCAAATTAAAAAATTATAAGAACGCCATTTTGGATTTTAATTTTGCGATAAAATTAAAGAAAGATTATGGTGATGCTTTTTGTGGAAGAGGGACCGCCAATTATTATTTAAATAATAAAAAAAATGCTTGTGTAGATTGGCAGAAAGCAAGTGAATTAAGAAACAAACAAGCCGCTAAATATTTATTTCAATTCTGTAAATGAATAAGTTTATCTAAATTGATTTAGTCAGATTGATTTATTTATTATTTCAAATTGATCCTCAATTATTACCAATTATTTTTCGATCATGTTGTAAAGAAGCAGAATATTTATTTTCTTATGCCTATGTTTAAAGCCTAAAAATAGAAATTCAATTTTATGCGTTATAGACGGCTATTATTACCTTTTATGCTTGTCATATCGGGAGTTTATCTTCTTTATTCTGCATTTAAAGATGTTGAAGAAGAAGCTGTTAAACAATTACACCAACAACAACTCGTGCATGCAATTCAAGCGGCAAACAACATCCGAGAATTTTTTACAAATTACCATACAAGATTAAATTATTTTGCTCAAAAAAAATCAGTTCTTAAAATGGACATAGAAGGGAAGTTATTAGTTGAGCATTTTTATAAAAGTAATTCTCACGAATTGAATGCGGTTACCCGTGTAGACTCATCTGGTAAAATAATGTTTACTATCCCCGAAAACCGGAAGTTGATTGGATCTGATATTTCTTTTCAGGAACACAT of the Ignavibacteriales bacterium genome contains:
- a CDS encoding tetratricopeptide repeat protein; its protein translation is MLSKFIFNLLILLIYFSSITAQEKLDYVKKGNEFFDKKDFGKAIKYYSKAIQLNSKNDDAFYYRASAKFNIGDLKGAIDDYSNVLEIKPKNFIAYDGRGITKFNLGLYKQALIDFTKALSIVPDYADGYNNRAFTKAKLNDYYGAIKDYDKAISLDSTNLNAKYNRGVAKDSLGDYDGAITDFSLLIKIFPKVPENFLARGNVLIKLKNYKNAILDFNFAIKLKKDYGDAFCGRGTANYYLNNKKNACVDWQKASELRNKQAAKYLFQFCK